The Thunnus thynnus chromosome 2, fThuThy2.1, whole genome shotgun sequence genome includes a region encoding these proteins:
- the LOC137194463 gene encoding E3 ubiquitin-protein ligase NEURL3 — MCTYFKASKHSGFMTIKPRYRREHIFCQDTMKSLLRTMKESGYGNSVVGFERSHKCGPSCLGPMTFESQTVGNKVRLSQECLVAERMEGTFRNGLVFSSRPVKVQERICLRVQRNLFNWHGALRVGFTNVPPTARAKPLPSMAIPDLTDTPGYWATPVNESYCEAGSVLMFWVSHGGSIYVTSNNSGQHKVLTGVDLSKPLWAMIDIYGQTCSILLLGSKKKELLYTRLSCPTPEHLTSPHSDFIPDVSSVCGNSDDCISCLDTEVSADQGSVCVVCMVREASFTLSCGHQCLCKNCTPRVLQRFGTCPLCRQTIRATSVEGSGVVKVH; from the exons atgtgcacatattttAAAGCCAGCAAACACTCAGGCTTCATGACTATTAAACCAAGATACAGACGTGAACACATCTTCTGTCAAGACACAATGAAAAGCCTCTTGAGGACGATGAAGGAGAGTGGATATGGGAACTCTG TTGTTGGGTTTGAGAGGTCACACAAATGTGGCCCGTCCTGCCTGGGTCCTATGACCTTTGAGAGTCAGACTGTGGGAAACAAGGTCCGCCTGAGCCAGGAGTGTCTAGTTGCAGAGAGGATGGAGGGCACCTTCAGGAACGGTCTGGTGTTCAGCAGCCGCCCGGTGAAGGTCCAGGAGAGGATTTGTCTGAGAGTGCAGAGGAATTTGTTTAACTGGCACGGAGCTCTACGTGTGGGCTTCACCAACGTGCCGCCGACAGCCCGAGCTAAACCTCTACCCAGCATGGCCATCCCTGACCTCACTGACACCCCTGGGTACTGGGCTACTCCTGTGAATGAATCCTACTGCGAGGCAGGCTCAGTGCTGATGTTCTGGGTTTCTCATGGTGGCAGCATTTACGTCACAAGTAACAACAGCGGCCAGCACAAGGTCCTAACAGGAGTGGACCTCAGTAAGCCACTGTGGGCCATGATAGATATCTACGGACAGACATGCTCCATTTTACTCCTGG GCTCAAAGAAAAAGGAACTGTTGTACACCAGACTATCCTGTCCTACACCTGAACACCTCACCTCACCTCATTCTGACTTCATTCCTGATGTCTCAAGTGTCTGTGGAAACAGCGATGATTGCATCTCCTGTCTTGACACAGAAGTCTCAGCAG ATCAAGGCAGCGTGTGTGTGGTGTGCATGGTGAGAGAGGCCAGCTTCACTCTGTCTTGTGGCCACCAGTGCTTATGTAAAAACTGCACCCCCAGAGTCCTCCAGCGGTTTGGCACCTGCCCTCTGTGTCGGCAGACGATCAGAGCTACATCAGTGGAGGGGAGTGGTGTGGTCAAGGTGCACTAA